The Daucus carota subsp. sativus chromosome 7, DH1 v3.0, whole genome shotgun sequence genome window below encodes:
- the LOC108195438 gene encoding dau c 1 isoallergen Dau c 1.0301-like — translation MGLQKHEQEITSSLSADKIFNGLIVDVDTIFPKAAPGAYKNVEIKGDGGVGTIKHITLPDGSPVTTMTLRTDALDKEACTVEYSIIDGDVLLGLIDKVETHLVVVPNADGGSTTKTTTIFHTKGDAVVPEENIKYSEEQNISVFKAIEAYLIAN, via the exons ATGGGTCTCCAGAAGCACGAACAAGAAATTACCTCCTCACTATCAGCAGACAAAATATTTAATGGATTGATTGTTGatgttgataccattttccccAAGGCCGCTCCCGGAGCTTACAAAAATGTCGAAATCAAAGGTGATGGTGGAGTTGGAACCATCAAGCACATCACTCTACCTGATG GCAGCCCAGTCACAACAATGACCCTTAGAACTGATGCCCTGGACAAGGAGGCATGCACCGTCGAATACAGCATCATCGATGGAGACGTTCTGTTGGGACTCATTGACAAAGTTGAAACTCATCTTGTCGTTGTGCCAAATGCTGACGGAGGAAGCACCACCAAGACGACGACCATATTCCACACCAAAGGTGATGCTGTCGTCCCAGAAGAGAACATTAAGTATTCGGAGGAGCAGAACATATCGGTATTCAAGGCTATTGAGGCCTATCTCATTGCAAATTAA